AAGGACACCAGTGCAGGTGATACAAATATATCTGAATAAGCAATGAACATGCATTTGATAATGTACTTAACAATATTGTTctagtgaacaagagtggcaaTGGATAAAGacagcaaagagagagtgaagagggaaaagtttAAAAGAAGGGGGGAAATGGACTGAAGTAGAGATGGAGTGtaagaaagaggagttggagagggatagaagaaaaacatgtggatggaggttggagagagaaagagggaatgagtgaaaataagaaagagaatggactggaggaaggagatgttagaatgatcgatggataaagtggaagatatagacatggaatggaggaagtaaaggaaattaaagggaggatagaggactgtaaagtcaaagaaggctgacaaaaaagttgaaaaaaagatttggaattgatggacagagtaattgaaaaaagaaaggaaagaatagtGAAGAGGAGTGGCTATAAATAatgagataaagggagagtgaagagagaaaatattgagagaaggagagaaaatggagtgaagcagagagatggagtgtgagaaaaagtagactgagagggatagagagaaagatggagagatggagagaaaaataagtagagtatggaaggtgtctctgaatattcctagttatacagttgaatggagagggacagagagaagaggtgtcttggaaccttggcgcaggtgtcagtgaagcacaagtgcaagccagtttaatgacctacgcgacaaagttcgaacgaagtttctacgttaagtggttcgagctgaattaagcgcagaagttggtaaaaagaagaagaagaagaagtataagaaacgtaggaataacaatacagggcatttcatgcactgtaataataagaagcctaggaataacaatacagggcatttcatgcactgtaataagaagaagaataagaagcctaggaataacaataaagggcatttcatgcactgtaataagtgAGTTGTACCAACGGAGTCACCCTACCTGGCGAGCATGCCTATACTCAGAAAGAGTTTTATGATCTCAGTGAGGCACACAGCTGTGGTGGAGAAATACAAGTCTGAAGAAACGGTCCTGGTGAATCGCAGTGCCACAGTGTAAGCTGCAGCCACCAGTGTCATCACTGTCAGGCAGTACAACTTGAACAGCACACTCACCGGCTCTAGGGAGGCACATGACAGCAACGTTAACTAAATGTAGGTTAGAACATGTCAACAAATTCTAGCTGCTTCCTAACGTAATTTTCATTAATGAGTCAGTTGCTTATGGTCGTCTCCCAGACGTTCGTTCTCCCATTAAAGGTAGCTTTCTCAGCTAGCTACCAAGTTAACaaatagctaacattagctggcGAGCTTGACCCGAGGCATCTTTGCTCAAGTACAACGTGTACTTCGAAAGCCTACGTAGCATTTAATCAAAGGAAGTTACACAGAATGGTTATTCAAGTTAACATTATGATACCACATTTGCTGAGGTTGACGTTTAAGCTAGCTTttctagctagctaaccaaGTGGCTATGTTTTATTTAAGACATAATGTTACCAAGAATTGAAGTCATATCATACTAAAGAGGTTTAGGCTTACCGTTAGCCATGGTTAGGTATGCTCTTGAAcagtgaagagaaagaaaattacGTCCACACTACAATACTGACTGCCAGCATATCTAGGGATTGCTAACGTTACCTACAGGACTGTTAGACTAATTCGTTAATGAGAACGACGATGGCTCATTGAGCTGAAAGGGATTTTTGATGCATACAGTGGGCAGGAACACCGCTGCCCTGTACACACAGCTGCATACTTCCGGGTAAAGTCATTTCGCGTTAAAAGTCCTATTCAATGGAACAACTAAAGGCAACAACAAGATACTAGCTGGGTTTCTATTAAACTTTTTAATAAGCAATTTGACCATTcgaataataaaaacaaccgtACGTTTTGATCCCATAGCTGTTAAGAACGACTCCCTTGATTAGGATAGTGTCCATTTTTAATTCGCGATGGAAACGCGCACAGACGCTTTGGCGAAGTTTTCGGCAATTAACTTAAAGTAAAGTTGGACGGAAACCCAGCTACTTACTATCAGGTGGACACTTTGGCATAATAATATTCTGTTATGTTATAGGCTATTACACGAAATTACATGGGGAAAGGGAAATGCAGAGATAAAAACACGTTTCTGTGTGCTGTATTGCATTGTAATAGGATACTAAGCAGTTCCCTGGATGTAGACAAAACATTTATCATATAAGAGACACTGCTTTCTGTTTCAGGGGTTAATCTAGTTGAAGTCAGAACTGACATATTTTAACAAATATGCTTAAACACTTACATCCAGTATGCACCGTATTGCATAACCAGGTGAATGAGAATCTTGAACAGGTGAGTTAATTAGCTAATTCCAGGTGCCAATTGGAAGCCACACCTCTTCACAACCATCACTATATCAGACAGACCCAGTGTTGGTTGTTCATTCCTTGATCATCAAACTGGTAAGTTTTGAGAGTCTCTTTAGTAGTATAGGACGCTGAAGGTTTTTTGTCAGTCTCTTATCAAAAGTAATTCTAGTCTTTCTTGATAATTTTTTGAAGGTGCATTTGGTGTTGGCAGAGCTTTCAGTTTGGGCagatttttattttctttcatttcaagtATGGTGAGTGCCTCTATTTTACTCTAACGCTTAGTACTTAAACTTGGCTCTTCCCTGGATAATGGGTCAGGTATTGGTCTCATCTTAAGGATGGAGAGTTTTTATACTTATTGTACTACTTTATCTTACAGAGGGAGTGCATTTCTATCCATGTTGGTCAAGCTGGTGTGCAGATTGGCAATGCTTGCTGGGAATTGTATTGCTTGGAACATGGCATTCAGCCAGATGGAAGAGTTGCTACAGACAGCCGCTCTCTAACGGACTCCTGCTTTGGCACGTTTTTTAGTGATACTGGTGCTGGGAAGTATGTTCCTAGGTCAATTTTCATAGACTTGGAACCATCAGTTATAGGTGGGTCAACAGCTTATTTCAAATGATCATCTGGTCTTTTGGGCCTTTGTTTTTGATGACTAAATGAAGAATTGGCTTTGAGAAATACTGACTTGATGTCATGACAGATGAGATCCGTAATGGGCCCTACCGTCAGCTGTACCATCCGGAGCAGCTGATTAGTGGTAAAGAGGATGCAGCCAACAACTATGCTCGTGGCCACTACACTATCGGAAAGGAAATTGTGGATCCTGTCATGGACCGAATTCGTAAAATGGTAGGTGATGGCGCTAAAAGTTGCTTGCTCACTTTCTCAAGGTGTGGAAACGCCTTCAACATCTTGACCTTAGATGGtggtatgtttttgtgtttgattcTGTAACAAATTTGGTAGAATTTGTCTCCTCAGAACCTGCAGCCACACTCTTTGCTCTTTATTTGCAAGATGGCTCCTCCTGGTGCTATTGCCAATGAGGTTATGGAGAATGATGTGGTAACTGAatttgtctttttgtctctcaGGCAGACCAGTGCACAGGTCTTCAGGGGTTCCTCATCTTCCACAGCTTTGGAGGTGGAACTGGCTCTGGCTTCACCTCCCTGTTGATGGAACGTCTGTCTGTAGACTTCGGCAAGAAGTCCAAGCTGGAGTTCTCTGTCTACCCTGCTCCGCAGGTGTCCACTGCTGTAGTGGAGCCCTACAACTCCATCCTGACCACCCACACCACTCTAGAGCACTCCGACTGTTCCTTCATGGTGGACAACGAAGCCATTTTTGACATTTGCAAGCGCAACCTGGACGTTGAGCGTCCCTCCTACAGCAATCTGAATCGCCTCGTTGCCCAGATCGTCTCGTCCATCACTGCATCTCTGCGCTTTGATGGTGCTCTGAATGTGGATCTCACAGAGTTCCAGACCAACCTTGTGCCCTACCCCCGCATCCACTTCCCCCTGGTCACCTACGCTCCAATAATCTCTGCAGAGAAGGCTTACCATGagcagctgtctgtgtctgagatcACAAATGCTTGTTTtgagccagccaatcagatggtGAAGTGTGACCCAAGGCGTGGGAAGTACATGGCCTGCTGCTTGCTCTACCGTGGGGATGTGGTGCCCAAAGATGTCAACGTCGCCATTGCTGCCATCAAGAGCCGCCGTTCCATCCAGTTTGTAGACTGGTGCCCCACCGGCTTCAAGGTGGGCATCAACTACCAGCCTCCAACAGTGGTGCCAGGTGGTGACTTGGCCAAGGTGCAGAGGGCCGTGTGTATGCTGAGCAACACTACTGCTATCGCTGAGGCCTGGGCTCGTCTGGACCATAAGTTTGACCTGATGTACGCCAAGAGGGCCTTTGTGCACTGGTATGTGGGTGAGGGCATGGAGGAAGGGGAGTTCAGTGAGGCCAGAGAAGACATGGCTGCTTTGGAGAAGGACTATGAGGAAGTTGGGGCAGACTCTGCAGAGgattgtgaggaggaggagtactAAAATGTTATGTTCATACGTGTACTTgatttgtaataaaaaaaactggcatTGTAatgtcttgtatgtgtgtttctaagaGTATATGAGCGCTAAACTTCAAGAACTGGGCGACAAGTTTTAACCTATAGCTGTTGATACAAAATGTAGAGGCAATATGGAGTTCTTGACACTAGCAAGCTAATGGCCAATCAGCCTTTGCAACCACCAACTGCACGGTTGGCCCAATAGGCTGGTGAGTGTGCAAACCAAGTTGACGTATCTGGCAATGATTGTTTTAAATGCTTTTGCATTTTGGGGGATTTCTGACCCTGGCATGAAATGTCAGTTGTATTTCTCACATCACCatttattaaaatgttttatagaAACCTTTTCCTATCAAACTGTGCTTTAGAACTGTACAATTTGCAGTCTTGCTGTACATCCATAGATTGTTCAACTCTAAATAATCCCTACCGCAAATGAAAATTATTTGGCAAAATTCTATTTGCATTGCTTTATAGTATACTTGTCCAGTTATAAGGTGGTTACTTTATAAATGCATGCAACAGCAAGTATGTATGTTCTTAGTGTAGTATCCCTGACGGACTAAATTTCAAAGAATGTGTCAGCTGGTCTTCAAACCCAGAACTAGCTTTCATTATCTGTTGTTTACATGATGCTCAGAGGCTTAAGCAGGCTGATGGACACCACAGTGTTTGGGTGCAACACCATCCCTCTCAACAAGTCAGAGCCAGCTAATGCCACATCATTGTCAGGGAGAATGTCCAAACTTAAGACTCTTATACACATCAACC
Above is a genomic segment from Clupea harengus chromosome 15, Ch_v2.0.2, whole genome shotgun sequence containing:
- the LOC122128532 gene encoding tubulin alpha-4A chain-like — its product is MRECISIHVGQAGVQIGNACWELYCLEHGIQPDGRVATDSRSLTDSCFGTFFSDTGAGKYVPRSIFIDLEPSVIDEIRNGPYRQLYHPEQLISGKEDAANNYARGHYTIGKEIVDPVMDRIRKMADQCTGLQGFLIFHSFGGGTGSGFTSLLMERLSVDFGKKSKLEFSVYPAPQVSTAVVEPYNSILTTHTTLEHSDCSFMVDNEAIFDICKRNLDVERPSYSNLNRLVAQIVSSITASLRFDGALNVDLTEFQTNLVPYPRIHFPLVTYAPIISAEKAYHEQLSVSEITNACFEPANQMVKCDPRRGKYMACCLLYRGDVVPKDVNVAIAAIKSRRSIQFVDWCPTGFKVGINYQPPTVVPGGDLAKVQRAVCMLSNTTAIAEAWARLDHKFDLMYAKRAFVHWYVGEGMEEGEFSEAREDMAALEKDYEEVGADSAEDCEEEEY